One candidate division WWE3 bacterium DNA window includes the following coding sequences:
- a CDS encoding efflux RND transporter periplasmic adaptor subunit, with the protein MIKKIFKVKNILIVIVALAIVFIAFKTVSAKNKPLKVTTATVKTGSVQKTLAVSGFIKAENEANLSYGATGSRVTRIQVKVGDTVATGSALMAVDPTALFADVTAAKAAVAQAEASYNSAKSGQIIIKETYNNPKYDGSARIQALKDQSYDAARSADDGLTRAQAALDSANYNLNRSVLISPINGVVTKINSKIGEIPGGVAITVTDLNSLYYDVLVDQADIATVKNGQNINIEFKSNPGIKISGIIYDIAPSTAKDSSNNTVIEVKAKVMAPANITLRPGVDGDADIIIEEHANTLKVPFEAIVENGTTHVWRVINGQAEKVAVTKGLEGILDTEIVSGLKEGDTIILNPAKTLVNGQKVAAN; encoded by the coding sequence ATGATTAAGAAAATTTTTAAGGTGAAGAATATTCTCATTGTTATTGTCGCTCTTGCTATTGTCTTCATAGCCTTTAAAACCGTTAGCGCTAAAAATAAACCTTTAAAAGTTACAACGGCAACAGTTAAAACAGGATCGGTTCAGAAGACACTGGCCGTTAGCGGTTTTATTAAAGCCGAAAATGAAGCGAATTTAAGCTACGGGGCTACCGGAAGTCGAGTGACGAGGATACAAGTAAAAGTTGGGGACACTGTGGCTACAGGCTCGGCCTTAATGGCCGTCGATCCAACAGCCTTGTTTGCGGATGTTACCGCAGCTAAAGCTGCCGTCGCTCAAGCCGAGGCTTCCTATAATTCCGCCAAATCCGGTCAAATTATTATTAAGGAAACATACAACAATCCTAAATATGATGGGAGTGCTAGGATCCAAGCTTTAAAAGATCAATCTTACGACGCCGCTCGCAGTGCCGATGATGGATTAACGAGAGCCCAGGCCGCTTTAGATTCGGCTAATTACAACTTAAATCGCAGTGTTTTAATTAGTCCCATTAATGGCGTTGTTACTAAAATAAATTCTAAAATCGGTGAAATTCCGGGGGGCGTTGCTATTACGGTAACGGATCTAAACTCGTTATATTACGATGTTTTAGTTGATCAGGCAGATATTGCCACTGTTAAAAACGGTCAAAATATTAACATCGAATTTAAATCCAATCCCGGTATTAAAATTTCGGGAATTATTTATGACATTGCGCCCAGTACTGCAAAAGACAGTAGTAATAATACGGTCATTGAAGTTAAAGCCAAAGTAATGGCGCCCGCAAACATTACTTTGCGACCGGGAGTAGACGGCGATGCGGACATTATCATCGAAGAACATGCTAATACTCTTAAAGTACCATTTGAAGCTATCGTTGAGAACGGTACAACGCATGTTTGGAGAGTGATTAATGGTCAAGCGGAAAAAGTGGCGGTAACTAAAGGACTGGAAGGAATTTTGGATACGGAGATTGTTTCCGGTCTTAAAGAGGGTGACACAATTATTCTTAACCCAGCGAAAACACTTGTTAATGGTCAGAAGGTTGCGGCGAACTAG